The Luteitalea sp. sequence CGTCAAGGCGTTTCGACCGACCTACCTAATCGTCGATATCGAAGGTGGTGAGGTCGATCTCTTCGACAAGCTCGCGCTCGACGGTGTCGAGAAGATCTGCCTCGAGGTCCATCCAGGGCGGACGGGGCGCGCCGCCGTCGACGACCTCTTCGCGGGCCTCGCGCGGCAGCAGTTTGCGCAGGAACGGGCCAGCCGTCTCGAGAACGTCGTGTTCTTCCGAAGGCGGAGTGCATGAGCGAGCTCTCGTCTGCGGTCGTCAGCCTCAGCGTGTCGCCCACTGTTCCATCGGCGGCGTTCTCAATGACATGACCATGAAGCATGTTGGCATCTACCGATCCGTGTACCCGGTGCCCTCGGAAACGTTCATCACCCAACAAGCCGCCCACCTTCGCACCTACACCCCGACGTTTCTCGTGAGGAGGAGAAGAGGAGAGACGAGGTTTCCGACGTTCGCGATCAGCGATGGGGATGTGTACAAGCTGAAGCAGACGTTCCACACGCTGACGCGTTCTCCTCGTCTGTTTGCGGCTGTTGGATCGGAGCGGTACGACCTGTTGCACGCGCACTTCGCGGTCGATGGCGTCTATGCGCTGCCCTTGGCGGCCCGGCTGAACATTCCGCTCGTCGTCTCCGTTCATGGGTACGAGATCACCTCTCATCGCCGGCCCTCGTGGCGGAAGGGCAGCCAGACGAAATTCCAATTCGTGCAGTACATGCTCCATGAGCGAGCTCTGAAGGCACAGGCGACGGCGTTCATTGCCATATCCGAGTACATCAAGCGCAGACTCCTAGAGCGCGGCTATCCCGAAGAGAAGATCCACGTTCATTACATTGGCGTCGACCTCGACTACTTCACCCCCGCATCGCGATCGGCGAGAGACGCGCGCTACGTGTTGTGCGTCGGACGTCATAGCGAGAAGAAAGGGATCGATACGTTGCTCGAAGCGTGGGCCGTCGTTGCGCAACGGCACCCATCGGTCTCGCTCATCCAGGTCGGGGCGGGTCCGCTCACAGAACGTGTGCATCAGTTGGCGCATGAATTCGGTGTCGAGAAGCAAACCCGGTTCCTTGGGGTCCAGCCTCATGAGGAGGTGTTGCGGTTGATGCGGCACGCAGAAGTCTTTTGTCTTCCCAGCCGCACGGCGGTGACGGGCGACTGCGAGGGGTTGGGCATCGTGTTCAACGAGGCGTCCGCCTGCGCAGTGCCGGTCGTGGCCACACGGCATGGGGGCATTCCGGAGGCCGTCATGGACCGCGAGACGGGGCTGCTCGTCCCGGAGGGGGATGCCCCGGCGCTTGCGCAGGCGCTCGATGCGGTGCTCGCCGATCGCGCCCTCGGCGAACGGCTCGGTCGAAGGGGGCGCGAGTACGTGTGCGAGCGGTTCGACGTCCGGCGGCAAGGTGCCAAGCTCGAAGCACTCTATGACGCCGCTGTCGCCCAGTAACAGATTCCTACGTGGTACGGGAAACGAAGCCTGGCCGCGCCGCCGTCCGTTGTCGAACGACGGCCTGCAGTCGCCTCGGCATCAGATAGAGGAGCACCAGCTTGGCGGCCAAGCGTGTCGAGAATCGGACACCGAGAGCGCGAGACAGTTCGCGACGAGCATCCAGCGCCGTCCCGTGAAGCAGGTGCCAGTCCGAGAGCTCGTTGATCCGATCCCGCAAGAGAACCTGAATCCGGTGTCTGACGTCGCCAGGCTCACCATCCGCCATGTCGAGCCATTTCCGCAGCATGGTTTCGAGCGCCTGGATCCGCGTCAGGCTCTGTCGGCTGAACTCGGATGTCAACGCTCCTGATCGAGCGGCCCGACGATCGATATCCACCAAGGGGAGATTCACGTAACAGAAGGTCGTTTCACGAGCCAACCGAAACACGAAGTCCGTGTCTTGCGACACGCGCAGCCGCGGGTCGAACTGGCCAACCCGCGCCATGACGTCTTTCCTCACGAGGAGCGTCTGCATGAACACGCCATGCGATGAATGGACGACGAAGCGAACGGGATCTGAAATTCGACCGATTTGGTCGACGTAGCGCTTTTCTGCCCGCCGGAACGCCGTCGTATCCATCGCCGGATTGTTCACGAACCGTGCGTCCGTAAAACAGGCGCCGCACTCTGGATACCGCGCGAGCGCCCGTAGCTGCCACTCGACCTTTTCAGGCCACCAGAGATCGTCTGAATCGTTGAATGCGATCCAATCCCCGGCGGCTCGAGCCAGCGCGTTGTTCAGCGCGACGCTCTTGCCATGATTGGTCTGGTGAAGGTAGTGCAGGCGGCTGCGCCAATCCGGCCGCCGGTCGAGCAGAGCGCCGACCACGCTCGCCGTCGCGTCCAGCGACCCGTCGTCGACCACGATAACTTCGCTGATCGGGACGGTCTGAGCGAGCACGCTCGTCAGCATCGTCTCCAGGAAGTCTGCACGATTGAACGTCGGAATCAAAACCGAAATGCGCCGCTGGTCATGCACATGGGTAGTATACGGGCACTCCTGCCTGCCAGGAATTCACGAGCACGGCGCCCGTCGCGTGGGTCCTTTTGATCGGTGTGACCTGCCACTGGCGGTGTGCGGACGCCGTTGAGGGGCGCAGGGCCGCGGCACCTCCGATCCGGGGGACGGCGCGCATCTGCTGAGCAACGCCGCACGCTCGTCCCTCGAATCTCGGGCGGTCGCACGCGAGTGGGTGGCGCCGTGCCTTCCGGCATTGGCCGGTGCGTGTGACACACGGCCGTGCATCGTGCGTCGCCGTATCTAGTAGAAGAACCGCGGGGCTCGTATCTCGACAGCGTCCATGTTATACTCCGTAGCACTATCATCGGCAAAGGACACCTTTTACAGGACCATTACAAATAGCTGCGCAACGGGCGATATACGTCAGGCAGCCGTTTCAAGTGTCAGCTACTGTCCGTGGAGCTTGTTACTACTGAGACCAAGTAATCTCTTTTGGTATGAATGCATTTATTGTCGGATGCTCGCGGTCTGGGACGACCTTGGTTCAGTCGATGTTGTCGGCGCATCCTGACTATGTGTCTTTCCCAGAAACCAATATTCTTCATCACCTCTTCCGGGATCTTGACTTTCGTAGATATGGCCTGCTTATCGGCCCCCGCAGGCTGCCACGGATATTGTGTAACAAGATTCTCCACCGATGCGGCTTCACGAGAACACGGCCGGGGCCATTGTTTGACAAATGGCTCGCATCTATCGGCAGGGAAGACCTTCGAGAGCTGGTCCCTGCTTCGCGGCGCCTGCGAGC is a genomic window containing:
- a CDS encoding glycosyltransferase; translated protein: MKHVGIYRSVYPVPSETFITQQAAHLRTYTPTFLVRRRRGETRFPTFAISDGDVYKLKQTFHTLTRSPRLFAAVGSERYDLLHAHFAVDGVYALPLAARLNIPLVVSVHGYEITSHRRPSWRKGSQTKFQFVQYMLHERALKAQATAFIAISEYIKRRLLERGYPEEKIHVHYIGVDLDYFTPASRSARDARYVLCVGRHSEKKGIDTLLEAWAVVAQRHPSVSLIQVGAGPLTERVHQLAHEFGVEKQTRFLGVQPHEEVLRLMRHAEVFCLPSRTAVTGDCEGLGIVFNEASACAVPVVATRHGGIPEAVMDRETGLLVPEGDAPALAQALDAVLADRALGERLGRRGREYVCERFDVRRQGAKLEALYDAAVAQ
- a CDS encoding glycosyltransferase, which codes for MPGRQECPYTTHVHDQRRISVLIPTFNRADFLETMLTSVLAQTVPISEVIVVDDGSLDATASVVGALLDRRPDWRSRLHYLHQTNHGKSVALNNALARAAGDWIAFNDSDDLWWPEKVEWQLRALARYPECGACFTDARFVNNPAMDTTAFRRAEKRYVDQIGRISDPVRFVVHSSHGVFMQTLLVRKDVMARVGQFDPRLRVSQDTDFVFRLARETTFCYVNLPLVDIDRRAARSGALTSEFSRQSLTRIQALETMLRKWLDMADGEPGDVRHRIQVLLRDRINELSDWHLLHGTALDARRELSRALGVRFSTRLAAKLVLLYLMPRRLQAVVRQRTAARPGFVSRTT